The genomic DNA TTGAAAGATTTTTAAATCCTGAAAGAATCTCTATGCCAGATATTGATATTGATATCTGTCAAGAAAGACGTCAAGAAGTAATCGAATATGTTATTGAAAAATATGGTGCTGATAAAGTTGCACAAATTATTACATTTGGAACAATGAAAGCTAGAGCAGCTATAAGAGACGTTGGTAGAGTTATGGATACACCTCTTTTTAAAGTTGATAAAATTGCAAAACTTGTTCCATTTAACACATCTATTAAAGAAACTTTAAATAGTGTAGAGGAATTTAGAAAGTTATACTTAGAAGATAAAGAAATTCAAAAAATAATAGATATATCAGCTAAAATTGAAAATAAAGTAAGGCACGCATCTATTCATGCTGCTGGTATAGTTATTACTAAAGATCCTCTAACTGATAATGTTCCTTTATATTGTGATAATAAAAATGTAGTTTCAACACAATATCAAATGAAGGAGTTAGAAGATTTAGGACTTTTGAAAATGGATTTTTTAGGACTTAGAAATCTAACTAATCTTCAACGTACAATTGACTATATAAAACAAGATTTAAAAAAAGAGATAAAATTAGAAGATATCTCACTAGATTCTAAAGAAGTATATTCACTATTATCTAAAGGAGATACAACTGGTGTTTTTCAAATGGAATCTCGTGGTATTAGAAAAATACTACAAAAATTACAACCTGATAAATTTGAAGATATAATTGCACTTCTTGCTCTTTATAGACCTGGTCCTCTTGGTTCGGGAATGGTTGATGATTTTATCAATGGTAAAAATAAAACTATTGAAATAAAATATCCACACCCCTCTTTAGAATCTACTTTAAAAGATACATATGGTGTAATTTTATATCAAGAGCAAGTTATGAAAATTGCTAACATAATGGCTGGATATTCATTGGGGGAAGCTGATCTTTTAAGAAGAGCTATGGGAAAAAAGAACATTCAAATAATGGAACAAAATAGAGAAAAATTTATTAGCCGTTCTATTGAAAATGGTTATACAAAAGAAAAAGCTATGGAGATGTTTGACTTAATTGATAAGTTTGCTGGATACGGGTTTAATAAATCACACTCTGCTGCTTATGCTTTAATTGCTTATTGGACCGCTTATTTTAAAACTTTCTATTTTAAATATTATTATGCAGCTGTTATGACTTCTGAAATGGCACATATTGAAAATGTTGCTTTTTATGTAGAAGATGCAAAACTTCACAATATAAGATTACATCTTCCTGATATAAATAAACCAGCATCAAAATTTATAGTAGATAAAGATGGGATAATTTTTTCACTATCTGCTATTAAAAATGTTGGAGAAGGAATAGTAGAAAAAATTGCTCAAGAACATAAAGCTAATGGTGATTTTAAAAATCTTGAAAATTTTGTTATCAGAACAAGAGTTCACGGACTTAATAAAAAAGCTTTAGAATCTTTAATATTAGCCGGTGCTTTAGATTCTTTACCTGGAAATAGAAGAGAGAAATTTGATTCTATTGATAAAGTTATGGATTATGCTAATAGAAAAGTAAAAGAAGATGATATTCAACAAATGAACTTATTTGGAGATGCTAAAATCTCACTTGGCACTTTTAAATTAATTGAAGCTCCTGAATATTCTACAGAAGAATTGTTAACTAAAGAAAAAGAATATCTTGGTTTTTATTTTAGTGCACATCCTTTAGATAACTATAGAAAACTTATAAAGGTATTTAGATTAGATTTAATTTCAGAAATCAAAGAAGAACGATCTAATAACAATGTAAATATCTGTGGAATTTTAAGAAATATAAAAAAAATAGTTACAAAAAATTCTGATATTATGGCTGTTTTTGATTTAGAAGATTACTTTGATTCTATTTCAGGAATCATTTTTCCAAAAGATTTTCAAAAATATTCACATCTATTTTTAGATGGAAAACCTGTATTTATACGTGGAAATTCACAAGTTGATTATTTCAAAGGGAATGAGAGTAAAAAAATAGTAGTCAGAGATATTATGTTTCCAGAAGACATATACAGATTAAAAAATTTGAAATTGTACATTTTAATTATAGAAGATGATAAAGATAAATTTAATAGACTTAAAGAACTATTAAATAAATACCCAGGAAATACTCCAGTATATTTTGCAATCAAGGGTGATAATATTAAAACAGTTAAACTAACAAGACATAAAATATCGCTTTCTACTTCTTTTATTAATGAAATAACAAACCTTCTGGGAGATGAAAAGATTACGGTTCGTTGAAAAGTCAATTTTTATTGAAATATATAGTACTTAATGGTAAAATATATAAAAAATAAGGAGGATTTTATGAAGGATGACATGCAAAACATTGAAGAACTAATGAAGATTCTTCAAGAAAAAAAACTGACTGAGATATTATTTGAAACATCTGATATAAAAATAACTATCAAAGCAGATCCTATTCAAGAAAATAAACCAGTTGAAAATAAATCTAAAAAAGAAAATAAACAAATTGAAAAAAAAGTAGATGAAAATCATAAAGACATCCTATCTGAACATGTTGGAAGATACAGATTTATCAAACCCGATGGGACTCCTATTGTTTCAATCGGACAAGAAATAAAAGCCGGAGAAGAGCTTGGTAATGTAATTGCTGTTGGGGTTTCTCTTCCTGTTGTTGCAAAATTCTCTGGTAAAGTAGAAGACATATACGTGAAAGATGGAGATCCTGTTGATTATGGAAAAGCTCTAATTAAAGTTAGAATTTCATAGTCTGACACTTTGGATTATCGGGAGGAAATACAATGTTTAATAAAATACTTATTGCTAACAGAGGGGAAATCGCTGTCAGAATAATAAGAGCAGCAAAAGAACTTGGAATTAAAACAGTTGCAGTTTATTCCGAAGCTGATAAAGAAAGCCTACATGTTATGTTAGCTGACGAAGCTGTATGTATAGGTGGAGTTTCTAGTACAGAATCATACTTAAAAGTACCTAACATAATTGCAGCTGCAGAAATTACAGGTGCTGATGCAATCCATCCAGGATATGGATTCTTGTCAGAAAATGCAAAGTTTGCATCTATTTGTGAAGAACATAATATCACATTTATTGGTCCAAGACCTGAATGTATCTCAAAAATGGGAGATAAAGCTACTGCTAGAGCAACTGCAGTTGCAAATCATGTGCCTGTAACAAATGGAACTGGTATTATAAAAAGTATATCTGAAGCTAAAAAACAAGTAAATGAATTTATTACATACCCTGTTATTATAAAAGCTACTGCTGGTGGCGGTGGAAAGGGTATGAGAATCGCTAGAAACGATGAAGAACTTGAAAAAAATATAGTTGCTGCACAAAATGAAGCAGGATCAGCTTTTGGAAATCCAGATGTATATATAGAAAAATTCGTTGAAAACCCAAGACATATTGAAATCCAAATTCTTGGAGATAAATATGGTAATGTTATATACCTTGGTGAAAGAGATTGTTCTATACAAAGAAGACATCAAAAGCTAATTGAAGAGGCTCCTTCTTTCTCACTTCCTTTAAGTGTTAGAAAAGCTATGGGAGAGGCTGCTGTTACATTAGCTAAAGCTATAAATTATGACTCTGCTGGAACTTTAGAATTTTTAGTTGATAAAGAAAATAAATTCTACTTTATGGAAATGAATACAAGAATTCAAGTTGAGCATACTGTTACAGAGATGGTTACTGGACTTGATATTATAAAACTACAAATTCAAATTGCTTCAGGAGCAAAACTTAATATAACACAAGATGACATTCAACTTTTTGGTCATGCTATTGAATGTAGAATTAATGCTGAAGATACAAAAAATGGATTTTTACCATCGCCAGGAGTAATAACTAAATATATCGTTCCTGGAGGAAATGGTATTAGAGTTGATTCTCACTCTTATCAAGGATATGAAATATCACCATATTATGATTCTATGATAGGTAAACTTATTGCCTTTGGTATAGATAGAGAAGAAGCTATTGCTAAAATGAAAAGAGCTTTAAAAGAGTATATTATCGAAGGAATAGATACTACTATTCCATTCCATCTTGAAGTATTTGATAATGAACTATATTTAAAAGGAAAAACATCAACAAATTTCATAGAAGAAAACTTCCCTAAAAAATAATTTGATATTTAAGGTAGTTTTTTTATAGAAAATTAGGTATAATAGTATAAAGGTTACACAGCAAAAATTACATGGGGGTGTTCCAATGAGTGAATTAGGAAATATAAGAATATCTGATGATGTAGTTAAAACTATAGCCGCTAAGGCCGCATCTGATGTAGAAGGTGTTTACAAATTAGCTGGTGGTGTTGCTGACGAAGTTAGCAAAATTCTTGGGAAAAAGAGACCTACAAATGGAGTAAAAGTTGAGGTCGGAGAAAAAGAGTGCAGCATTGAAGTATTCATAATCGTTGAGTATGGATATTTGATCTCAGATGTTGCTCATGAAATTCAAAAAGCTGTTTTACAAGCTGTATCTGAACTTAGCGGACTTAAAGTTGTAGAAGTTAATGTCTATGTACAAGATGTTAAAATCAGATCAACTGAAGGAACTCCTGAAACTGAGGGAGAAGAAACAGAAATGTAACTTCATAGAGGTGTCTAAACAACACCTCTAATCTTTTATGTGGGTGATAATATGTTTAAAAAATTTATTTTTTTCCTGGCATGGATTGGAATTTTTATTCTATCTATTACAGGAATTGTATATGTTGCTGTACCAAAGTATTTTGTACAATTTAACACCTATGTAGATACTGTTGGTTATAATATTATAGTCCTTATAATATCTGCCATATACTTTATTATATGTATAGTTAAATTCTGTTCGTTGTTTGAAAAAACAAAGGATTATACAATAAAAACTGAAAATGGAGTAGTATATATTTCATCAGATACTATTGCTACTTTTGTAAAGGAAAAACTTGCTGCAGATAGAAATATTTCTAATGCTAAAATTGACACCTATAAAAGTGGCAATAAATTTAACGTTCAAATTAAACTTGATATGATCTCTGAAGGAGCTGTTTCTGGTGAACTTGAGCAAATTCAAAGAGATATCAAAAATGATCTTATGAGAGAAATGGGGATAGATGTTGGTAAAGTTCAAGTAAAAATCTCAAAATTATCTCTAAAAAAGTCTTATGATAAGACTAAAAATAATTATGATGATTTTTCTAACTCATCTAACAACGAAAATAATTAAAAGGAGGGTAAAACATGTTAGAGGAAATTATAGCCAATCTGGTGTATAACAGAAAAAGGTATCTCTACAGTTTCCTAGCCT from Fusobacterium hominis includes the following:
- a CDS encoding Asp23/Gls24 family envelope stress response protein, encoding MSELGNIRISDDVVKTIAAKAASDVEGVYKLAGGVADEVSKILGKKRPTNGVKVEVGEKECSIEVFIIVEYGYLISDVAHEIQKAVLQAVSELSGLKVVEVNVYVQDVKIRSTEGTPETEGEETEM
- the accC gene encoding acetyl-CoA carboxylase biotin carboxylase subunit — encoded protein: MFNKILIANRGEIAVRIIRAAKELGIKTVAVYSEADKESLHVMLADEAVCIGGVSSTESYLKVPNIIAAAEITGADAIHPGYGFLSENAKFASICEEHNITFIGPRPECISKMGDKATARATAVANHVPVTNGTGIIKSISEAKKQVNEFITYPVIIKATAGGGGKGMRIARNDEELEKNIVAAQNEAGSAFGNPDVYIEKFVENPRHIEIQILGDKYGNVIYLGERDCSIQRRHQKLIEEAPSFSLPLSVRKAMGEAAVTLAKAINYDSAGTLEFLVDKENKFYFMEMNTRIQVEHTVTEMVTGLDIIKLQIQIASGAKLNITQDDIQLFGHAIECRINAEDTKNGFLPSPGVITKYIVPGGNGIRVDSHSYQGYEISPYYDSMIGKLIAFGIDREEAIAKMKRALKEYIIEGIDTTIPFHLEVFDNELYLKGKTSTNFIEENFPKK
- the amaP gene encoding alkaline shock response membrane anchor protein AmaP; protein product: MFKKFIFFLAWIGIFILSITGIVYVAVPKYFVQFNTYVDTVGYNIIVLIISAIYFIICIVKFCSLFEKTKDYTIKTENGVVYISSDTIATFVKEKLAADRNISNAKIDTYKSGNKFNVQIKLDMISEGAVSGELEQIQRDIKNDLMREMGIDVGKVQVKISKLSLKKSYDKTKNNYDDFSNSSNNENN
- a CDS encoding DNA polymerase III subunit alpha; this translates as MNTSFVHLHLHTEYSLLDGVGKIDEYIEKAKKLNMPAIAITDHGNLFGVLELYKKAKKNNIKPIIGLEAYVSERGMEEKDGRNFHLILLAKDNEGYKNLLKISSESFLKGFYYKPRVDKEFLKKHSNGIIALSACMNGEISRRIMDNEPQENIQNAIDEYTNIFGSDNFYIEVQGNGLEEQKILNEKLYDIAKANSLKLVATNDTHYVNKGDHTLQDILICVQTGAKINDTNRMRIHTNELYFKSREEILDGLGDKYIEAINNTLEIASRCNVDIEFGKFKFPQYKIPTCVDSIEAFLRKLVYIGLGKRYPKRLTKTVTERIEYELSIIEKMGYAGYFVVVWDFIDFAKRKNIPIGPGRGSAAGSLVAYALGITQLDPLKYNLIFERFLNPERISMPDIDIDICQERRQEVIEYVIEKYGADKVAQIITFGTMKARAAIRDVGRVMDTPLFKVDKIAKLVPFNTSIKETLNSVEEFRKLYLEDKEIQKIIDISAKIENKVRHASIHAAGIVITKDPLTDNVPLYCDNKNVVSTQYQMKELEDLGLLKMDFLGLRNLTNLQRTIDYIKQDLKKEIKLEDISLDSKEVYSLLSKGDTTGVFQMESRGIRKILQKLQPDKFEDIIALLALYRPGPLGSGMVDDFINGKNKTIEIKYPHPSLESTLKDTYGVILYQEQVMKIANIMAGYSLGEADLLRRAMGKKNIQIMEQNREKFISRSIENGYTKEKAMEMFDLIDKFAGYGFNKSHSAAYALIAYWTAYFKTFYFKYYYAAVMTSEMAHIENVAFYVEDAKLHNIRLHLPDINKPASKFIVDKDGIIFSLSAIKNVGEGIVEKIAQEHKANGDFKNLENFVIRTRVHGLNKKALESLILAGALDSLPGNRREKFDSIDKVMDYANRKVKEDDIQQMNLFGDAKISLGTFKLIEAPEYSTEELLTKEKEYLGFYFSAHPLDNYRKLIKVFRLDLISEIKEERSNNNVNICGILRNIKKIVTKNSDIMAVFDLEDYFDSISGIIFPKDFQKYSHLFLDGKPVFIRGNSQVDYFKGNESKKIVVRDIMFPEDIYRLKNLKLYILIIEDDKDKFNRLKELLNKYPGNTPVYFAIKGDNIKTVKLTRHKISLSTSFINEITNLLGDEKITVR
- a CDS encoding acetyl-CoA carboxylase biotin carboxyl carrier protein — protein: MKDDMQNIEELMKILQEKKLTEILFETSDIKITIKADPIQENKPVENKSKKENKQIEKKVDENHKDILSEHVGRYRFIKPDGTPIVSIGQEIKAGEELGNVIAVGVSLPVVAKFSGKVEDIYVKDGDPVDYGKALIKVRIS